In the genome of Anabaena cylindrica PCC 7122, the window TTTTCATGAATTTTGTGTATTTGCTTTCTGATACAAGACTTACGTAAAAGTCACGGGAAAAATATCCATAGAGGACACAGAGAAGTCAGTGCTTGGCGAGAGTTTTCTCCGTTGTAGCAACTGACGCGATAGGTATAAATAGGAGATTGAGCAGTTTTTTGCGTAAATCCTAATTTCAGTTACATTTGAAACCAGAGGATTTCATACTATTTTATTCCAAATCCCCCTGCTCCCTATCACCAAATTTAGATCAGGAACAGTGAAAAGTACTCTGTTGTCCTATCCTGGAAATGGATAATTTTGTTGTGGGTGAAATTGTGTTTTTCAGCGTTGTTATACCAACTTACAATCGTCTGCCTATTTTAGAAAAGTGCCTCCGCGCTTTAGAGGTGCAAGATTTGAGTACATCAAGTTCTATCATTAGTTATGAAATTGTCTTAGTAGATGATGGTTCTACTGATGGCACTTTAGAATGGTTAGCAGCACACAAAGAAGAATTTCCTCATGTACGATGTTTTCAACAAAACCACGCTGGGCCTGCTGCTGCTCGTAATTTGGGGGTAGAGAAAGCACTGGGAGATACAATTATCTTTATTGATAGCGATTTAGTGGTTTTATCTAATTTCCTACAAGCTCATGCAGATGCTTTGGTGCAGGGAAGAGAGAAATTAGGAAACGACAGCTTTTTTACCTATGGTGCAGTAATTAACACTTGCAATTTTGATAACCCCACCGCAGAACCTTATAAAATTACAGATTTTTCTGCCGCTTTTTTCGCTACAGGTAATGTAGCAATTCCTAAACATTGGTTAGAAGAAGCAGGTTTATTTGATACTGGCTTTCAACTTTATGGGTGGGAAGATTTGGAATTAGGGGTAAGGTTGAAAAACTTAGGTTTGCAACTAGTTAAATGTCCTGAAGCTGTTGGTTATCATTGGCATCCACCATTTAGTTTACAGCAAATTCCTAAGTTAATTGATCAGGAAATTCAGCGCGGACGCATGGGAGTTTTATTTTATCAAAAACATCCTACGTGGGAAGTGAAAATGATGATTCAAATGACTTGGTTTCATCGTTTGTTGTGGGGGATTCTTTCTTTAAATGGGGTGTTAAATGAAAGGACTATGGCTCCGTTTCTGCAATGGTTGATTGATTTGGGTAAACCTCAGTTGGCTTTGGAAATTGCGCGTATTTTCTTGAATTGGTATAACGTGAAGGGTGTTTATGCTGCTTATGCTGAAATGCAGGGTAAATGATTTTCTCACGCTCCAGACGCAAAGGAGCAAATCTATTAATTAACCTCTATAACCCGTAGAAATCCTCATCCAAAATTTGCTCAATCGAAAAAGGACACATTAGAGGATATTCACTTTCTGCTGGTACACGAACTCCAAATTTAGCAAGTTTACCTTCTTTAATTGCTAGTTTACGAGCATCGGGATAGGCTTTTTCTACTGCTTCCACTAAGAAAATTTTAAGAGATGGGGTATCTGCCAAATTATCGAGAACTCGCTGACGATGTTCTACAATTGAACTGTACCAACTTGCGTTCATTGAATCGGGTACATCATGCTGAATCTTTAACTTGAGTAAGTGAGCTAACAAGATTTTGAGATTGCTTCTAAGCGCATTCTTCTCTGATTTACCCAAATCAACTAACTCCTCAATCAAATGCTCAATATCCAGCGATACAAATTCACGATTCTGTAATTGCTGAATCGTTTGCTCAATCCATAATTGCAAATCACGATTGTACAGCGTGTTAGACATCTTTTAGTTCCACTCATTGAATTGTGTGTTTACAGCATTTCCCAGTGTCATGAGGTACAAGAACCCCACCCCCAACCCCCTCCTCCTTCGGATTCACCAGTCGCCTACGGTGGGAAACCCGCCTACAGCGCTGGTTCACCGCAAGCGATGAGGGGGCTATAATGTACCTTATAACAAAGGAATCTGCTGTATATTTAATATTTTAGAGCATAAGTTTTAAATATGCTTTAAACACAGGTGAAAGATTAAATAATTTTTCATCACTTTTTAATTTGGTTAATAAATATCTTCTGGTTAATGACTGTAAGCCGTTAATTACATCCAATGATGACAATGATAAAGACTGTTTTATCTCATCTCTGGATATAGTTTCAAGTAAAATCTGGTAAAGTCAAATCGGGAGATATACGAGATTTACTAGGAATAATGACGCTAGAAAATGCTAGTATAGCTATATTCATAACTTTAGAAAATCCTACTAAAGATATGCTGAAAACAGCAAAACCTGCTGGCTTTTATCAGAGTAAATATATGAGTCACAGTTGCGATACAATTCAGATTGTAACTGTTGAAGATATTATTGAAAACAACCAAAGGTTAAATATTCGTTTAAGTTTTGAAGTTGTTAAAAGTGCTAAAAAACAAAGAGAAGTGCAAGCGAATCAAATAGAATTAGACATTTGATTATTTTTCAAGGTAAATTATTTATATCAAAATAATAGCAAAAAATATCTAGTGGTCTGTCAAGCTCAATTATAAATCTCAATTAAGTAAGTAGGTTGGGTTGAGGTGACGAAACCCAACATTTATTATCTTTATATCATCGGCTTTTTTTTATTCATCTTTATAAAATTCGTCTAAAATAGAATTAATATCATGATCAGTAATATCTTCTTGTTCAGATTTACTGTAAATTGTTAACAATAAAATGCTGGTTTCAGATTCCAGTAAATAAATTACCCGATAACCAGCACTTTTACCTTTTTGAATATTACTATTTTTGACTCTAGCTTTATAAATATAAACATCTTCATCAAAACCAGTTAACCTATCTCCTAATAAATGGACTTTTTGCAATTCTGTAATGAAAGACTGGGTATCAGAACGAATCTTCCGGTATTTTTTAGCTAAAGATTTTAAATTTCTCTGATATTCAGGAGTTAAATCAATCTTAATTAAGAAAGAATCATTCTGCATCAATTCCTTCCCACATTTTTTCTAAAGGTATTCTTTTTCCTGCTTTTGCTTCTTGTAATGCTGTTTTTAAACTTGCTTTAATTTCCACAATGGGAGTATCATCAGGATCAAATTCAGTTTCATCTAATACAAGGATAATTACTCTGACTAGACTAGACGTATGAATTTCTAAAGGTTTATCTAGTAATAATTGACCTTTTTCATTAACTTTTCCCATGACTTCAAAAGCTTTCATTACTTGACCTCAAATAGGTGTGAGTAAAATTATAGCAAGATAAATAAATATTAAAAACCTTAATCAAATCGCTGCTTTTTGCATTTCTATTTACTGTTGATTGTGTAGATACAATATAAAATTCAAGGCATCCCTTCAACATACGCCACGATTGTGCTACCCTAGTAAAGTTAATTAAAAATTCCGCACATCCGGGGATTCGGGTGTTTCTGTTATGGAAATGCTCCTGGATGGAGGTTTAACCCGAATAGGAGTTACAAAAATGCCTGTTGTTTCATTGGCTCAAATGATGGAGTCGGGGGTTCACTTTGGACACCAAACACGACGTTGGAACCCAAAGATGTCTCCCTACATCTACACTTCTCGCAATGGTGTACATATCATTGACTTGGTACAAACTGCCCAGTTGATGGATAATGCCTACAACTATATGCGATCGCAGTCTGAGCAAGGGAAGAAATTCCTGTTTGTGGGTACAAAGCGCCAAGCAGCAGGAATTATTGCTCAAGAAGCTGCTCGTTGCGGTTCTCACTACATTAACCAACGTTGGTTAGGTGGAATGCTCACCAACTGGGCGACAATCAAAACCAGAGCAGACAGGCTCAAAGATCTAGAACGTCGAGAAGAAAATGGCGCACTAGATTTATTACCCAAGAAAGAAGCTTCAATGCTGCGTCGGGAAATGACCAAGCTGCAAAAGTACTTGGGTGGGATTAAAAATATGCGGAAAGTACCTGATGTTGTGATCATTGTTGACCAACGACGGGAGTATAACGCAGTTCAAGAATGCGAAAAATTGGGTATTCCTATTGTGTCTATGTTGGATACAAACTGTGACCCAGATGTAGTAGACATTCCTAT includes:
- a CDS encoding type II toxin-antitoxin system RelE family toxin, with product MQNDSFLIKIDLTPEYQRNLKSLAKKYRKIRSDTQSFITELQKVHLLGDRLTGFDEDVYIYKARVKNSNIQKGKSAGYRVIYLLESETSILLLTIYSKSEQEDITDHDINSILDEFYKDE
- a CDS encoding glycosyltransferase family 2 protein, with the protein product MDNFVVGEIVFFSVVIPTYNRLPILEKCLRALEVQDLSTSSSIISYEIVLVDDGSTDGTLEWLAAHKEEFPHVRCFQQNHAGPAAARNLGVEKALGDTIIFIDSDLVVLSNFLQAHADALVQGREKLGNDSFFTYGAVINTCNFDNPTAEPYKITDFSAAFFATGNVAIPKHWLEEAGLFDTGFQLYGWEDLELGVRLKNLGLQLVKCPEAVGYHWHPPFSLQQIPKLIDQEIQRGRMGVLFYQKHPTWEVKMMIQMTWFHRLLWGILSLNGVLNERTMAPFLQWLIDLGKPQLALEIARIFLNWYNVKGVYAAYAEMQGK
- a CDS encoding DUF29 domain-containing protein, yielding MSNTLYNRDLQLWIEQTIQQLQNREFVSLDIEHLIEELVDLGKSEKNALRSNLKILLAHLLKLKIQHDVPDSMNASWYSSIVEHRQRVLDNLADTPSLKIFLVEAVEKAYPDARKLAIKEGKLAKFGVRVPAESEYPLMCPFSIEQILDEDFYGL
- the rpsB gene encoding 30S ribosomal protein S2, coding for MPVVSLAQMMESGVHFGHQTRRWNPKMSPYIYTSRNGVHIIDLVQTAQLMDNAYNYMRSQSEQGKKFLFVGTKRQAAGIIAQEAARCGSHYINQRWLGGMLTNWATIKTRADRLKDLERREENGALDLLPKKEASMLRREMTKLQKYLGGIKNMRKVPDVVIIVDQRREYNAVQECEKLGIPIVSMLDTNCDPDVVDIPIPANDDAIRSIKLIVGKLADAIYEGRHGQLEAEGDYDDYEGAEGDYDYDESEYTDAVIPDEEEEE